A stretch of Myxococcus hansupus DNA encodes these proteins:
- a CDS encoding RNA polymerase sigma factor, with the protein MFLDTYEPLRPDLYRYCSQLTRSPWDAEDMTQETMARAFASLGIMAEPPRSLRA; encoded by the coding sequence GTGTTTCTCGATACCTACGAGCCACTCCGCCCGGACCTCTACCGGTACTGCAGCCAACTGACACGCAGCCCCTGGGACGCAGAGGACATGACCCAGGAGACCATGGCGCGGGCGTTCGCGAGTCTCGGCATCATGGCCGAGCCACCGCGCAGCCTGCGTGCGTGA
- a CDS encoding dihydrofolate reductase family protein has translation MGLLTFGLNVTLDGCIDHTQGIVDDELHDYWRQLMDQSGAMLFGRNTYELMEGAWPAVARDEKAPRAMREWAQHLEAKAKYVVSSSRSDFPWQNTIKVEGDLREAISALKAKTERGVLVGAPKLAASLEEMGLIDEYRIVLHPIISGRGPTLFHGLSSARHLEFLSTQRFKSGVQALHFRRKPG, from the coding sequence ATGGGCCTCCTCACTTTCGGTCTCAATGTCACTTTGGACGGGTGCATCGATCACACCCAAGGAATCGTGGACGATGAGCTGCACGACTATTGGAGGCAGCTCATGGACCAGAGCGGGGCGATGCTCTTCGGGCGCAACACCTACGAACTGATGGAGGGCGCCTGGCCCGCGGTGGCACGCGACGAAAAGGCGCCGCGCGCGATGCGCGAGTGGGCACAGCACCTCGAGGCGAAGGCGAAGTACGTCGTGTCGAGCTCGCGGAGCGACTTTCCGTGGCAGAACACGATCAAAGTGGAGGGGGACCTCCGCGAGGCGATCTCTGCGCTGAAGGCGAAGACCGAGCGGGGTGTCCTTGTCGGAGCGCCCAAGCTCGCGGCTTCGCTCGAGGAGATGGGACTCATCGACGAGTACCGCATCGTCCTTCATCCCATCATCAGTGGCCGCGGGCCGACGTTGTTTCATGGCCTGTCGAGTGCGCGGCATCTCGAGTTCCTCTCGACGCAGCGGTTCAAGTCCGGCGTGCAGGCGCTCCACTTCCGTCGCAAACCGGGATGA
- a CDS encoding DUF1552 domain-containing protein codes for MKLSRRMVLKGLGGTMLSLPFLEGLMPRTARAADSGARPYAIFFRQANGVASAQTTSELGAEPERFWPRSLGALTAESIAGRAVGVLNDHRAHLLVVRNINMRDYNYGDGHARGAMQGLTARGPVVEGAGGGSESGGESIDHRIGRELNPQQRDSLVFYAGRRGGWLGGPCLSYRSSNVRRAALHDPWNAYQTMIGGPGGLTPEAREQLLVRQRSVNDLVKAQLQALQRRPELSTSDHERLDLHLSNVRDLEVALSCRMRADQERILQQEAPGYDSTDGTEVLATARLHMDIAVMAMACGTNRAAVIQVGNGNDGDTRYRHPDTGQLMENFHYVSHRRSSHDSSGGIITGSDLLHHHVDAQFASAFKHLLDRLVAYQMPDGKRLIEHGVAVWYNDLGNGPAHSARNVPFVLAGSCNGFLKQGVYVEAAGGGNPNHNRMLNTIGTAVGLRNAAGGNLDDFGDPSLPRGVLSELIA; via the coding sequence ATGAAGCTGAGTCGCCGGATGGTGTTGAAGGGCCTGGGCGGGACGATGCTGAGCCTGCCGTTTCTCGAGGGGCTGATGCCGAGGACCGCCCGCGCGGCGGACTCGGGGGCGCGGCCGTACGCCATCTTCTTCCGGCAGGCCAACGGCGTCGCCTCGGCCCAGACGACGTCGGAGCTCGGCGCGGAGCCGGAGCGCTTCTGGCCGCGCAGCCTGGGTGCGCTCACCGCGGAGAGCATCGCCGGGCGGGCCGTGGGCGTGCTCAATGACCACCGCGCGCACCTGCTGGTGGTGCGCAACATCAACATGCGGGACTACAACTACGGGGACGGCCACGCCCGCGGCGCCATGCAGGGGCTGACCGCGCGGGGCCCCGTGGTGGAGGGCGCAGGCGGCGGCTCCGAGTCCGGAGGCGAGTCCATCGACCACCGCATCGGCCGCGAGCTCAATCCGCAGCAACGGGACTCGCTCGTCTTCTACGCGGGCCGGCGTGGCGGCTGGCTTGGAGGGCCCTGCCTCTCCTACCGGAGCAGCAACGTGCGCCGGGCCGCGCTGCATGACCCGTGGAATGCGTACCAGACGATGATTGGCGGCCCGGGCGGCCTGACGCCCGAGGCTCGCGAGCAGCTCCTCGTCCGGCAGCGCAGCGTGAACGACCTGGTGAAGGCCCAGCTCCAGGCGCTCCAGCGGCGGCCCGAGCTGAGCACGTCCGACCACGAGCGCCTGGACCTGCACCTGTCCAACGTCCGGGACCTGGAGGTCGCCCTGAGTTGCCGCATGCGCGCGGACCAGGAGCGCATCCTCCAGCAGGAGGCGCCCGGCTATGACAGCACGGACGGCACCGAGGTGCTCGCCACCGCCAGGCTGCACATGGACATCGCCGTGATGGCGATGGCGTGCGGCACCAACCGCGCGGCCGTCATCCAGGTGGGCAACGGCAACGATGGTGACACGCGCTACCGCCACCCGGACACGGGGCAGTTGATGGAGAACTTCCATTACGTGTCCCACCGCCGCTCGTCGCACGACTCCAGCGGCGGCATCATCACCGGTTCGGACCTGCTGCACCACCACGTGGACGCGCAGTTCGCGAGCGCCTTCAAGCACCTCCTGGACCGGCTGGTGGCCTACCAGATGCCGGACGGGAAGCGCCTCATCGAGCACGGCGTGGCGGTCTGGTACAACGACCTGGGCAACGGCCCGGCCCACTCGGCGCGCAATGTGCCCTTCGTCCTGGCGGGGAGCTGCAATGGCTTCCTCAAGCAGGGCGTCTACGTCGAGGCGGCGGGCGGCGGCAATCCCAACCACAACCGGATGCTGAACACGATTGGCACCGCCGTGGGGCTGAGGAACGCGGCCGGCGGGAACCTGGACGACTTCGGCGACCCGTCGCTGCCCCGGGGCGTGCTCTCCGAGCTCATCGCCTGA
- a CDS encoding IS630 family transposase gives MAVVGVSRGKSCSEVARALACATSTVVSAVNRYRTGRRKSLVDRRAANGEAKVDERFLAILSRVLAGTPEEVGWCRPTWTRELLALEMERRGLARVSVATMGRALATLGASLKAAKPVVGCPWPGWKRRRRLFELRCLEAYAQCDEPVLYVDEVDIHLNPKVGRDWCLPGQRRVVLTPGNNKKRYLAGALDSKTGRLTWVEGKSKASSLFIQLLWRICGEYRGAPRIHLILDNASIHSSKKTRKALEQLDGRIVLHFLPPYCPDANRIERVWLDLHSNVTRNHHCRTLQKLMRRVQAYLLARNAQRRASPILRKVHLRRAA, from the coding sequence ATGGCGGTGGTGGGAGTGTCGCGCGGCAAATCGTGCAGCGAGGTCGCACGTGCGCTGGCGTGCGCCACCTCCACCGTCGTCTCCGCGGTCAATCGTTACCGGACGGGACGGCGTAAATCCCTGGTGGACCGCAGGGCAGCCAATGGCGAGGCGAAGGTGGATGAGCGCTTCCTCGCCATTCTCTCGCGTGTGCTGGCAGGTACTCCCGAAGAGGTGGGCTGGTGCCGCCCGACGTGGACGCGGGAGTTGCTCGCGCTGGAGATGGAGCGCCGGGGCTTGGCGCGGGTGTCGGTTGCCACCATGGGCCGTGCGCTTGCCACCCTCGGTGCGAGCCTGAAGGCGGCCAAACCCGTCGTGGGCTGCCCTTGGCCGGGCTGGAAGCGGCGCCGGCGCCTCTTCGAACTGCGGTGCCTGGAAGCCTATGCCCAGTGCGACGAGCCGGTCCTCTACGTGGACGAGGTGGACATCCACCTCAATCCGAAGGTGGGACGCGACTGGTGTCTGCCCGGCCAGCGCCGGGTGGTGCTCACGCCAGGCAACAACAAGAAGCGATACTTGGCTGGCGCCCTGGACTCGAAGACGGGCCGCCTCACCTGGGTGGAAGGCAAGTCGAAGGCCAGCTCCCTCTTCATCCAACTCCTTTGGCGCATCTGCGGTGAGTACCGTGGCGCGCCACGAATCCACCTCATCCTGGACAACGCCTCCATCCACAGCAGCAAGAAGACGAGGAAGGCGCTCGAGCAACTCGACGGTAGGATTGTCCTCCACTTCCTGCCGCCTTACTGCCCGGACGCCAATCGCATTGAGCGCGTCTGGCTGGACCTCCACTCCAACGTCACCCGCAACCATCACTGCCGCACCCTCCAGAAGCTGATGCGACGCGTCCAGGCATACCTGCTCGCTCGCAACGCCCAGCGGCGTGCCAGTCCTATCCTCCGCAAGGTCCATCTACGGCGCGCCGCCTGA
- a CDS encoding NADPH-dependent F420 reductase: protein MAREDVDMKIGIIGAGLIGGTLTRRWTKLGHEVFIANSRGPETLRELEKETGAKAVTAKEAARAGEVVVVTITQKAIPDLPKDLFAGVPKDVVVIDTGNYYPVRDGNIAALEKGQIESEWVAEHLGRPVIKAFNNIYFQSLLDKGVPKGTAGRIALPIAGEPDAKAKVLKLVEELGFDAIDAGSLADSWRQQPGTPVYTHDFDASGVKKALAEADRASLPKYRDAANTWLKNFLASQG, encoded by the coding sequence CTGGCACGGGAGGATGTGGACATGAAGATTGGAATCATTGGCGCGGGTCTGATTGGGGGGACCCTGACGCGTAGGTGGACCAAGCTCGGGCACGAGGTGTTCATCGCGAACTCACGGGGCCCGGAGACGTTGCGCGAGTTGGAGAAGGAGACGGGCGCGAAGGCCGTCACCGCGAAGGAGGCCGCGCGGGCCGGAGAGGTCGTCGTCGTCACCATCACGCAGAAGGCGATCCCCGACCTGCCGAAGGACCTCTTCGCGGGTGTGCCCAAAGACGTCGTCGTCATCGACACGGGTAATTACTATCCCGTGCGTGACGGCAACATCGCAGCGCTCGAGAAGGGGCAGATTGAGAGCGAATGGGTGGCGGAGCATCTTGGACGCCCCGTCATCAAGGCCTTCAACAACATCTACTTCCAGAGCCTTCTGGATAAGGGCGTCCCCAAGGGAACTGCGGGACGCATCGCACTGCCGATCGCCGGCGAGCCCGACGCGAAGGCGAAGGTGCTCAAGCTCGTTGAAGAACTGGGCTTCGACGCCATCGACGCAGGGAGTCTCGCGGATTCCTGGCGCCAGCAACCGGGCACCCCCGTCTATACCCACGACTTCGACGCATCCGGCGTGAAGAAGGCGCTCGCGGAGGCAGACCGCGCGAGCCTGCCGAAATACCGCGATGCCGCGAACACCTGGCTGAAGAACTTTCTGGCGTCCCAGGGCTGA
- a CDS encoding N,N-dimethylformamidase beta subunit family domain-containing protein has protein sequence MARGFRLQWSHRALTLGMLAVLTGCRDKGAPSGAGRDAGSVVQNPDGPNAPPPSLGDAGPEVPGPDVAPPASPNPITLENQRQGDPDWESGGKSANGELEVYASPESLAAGEVLKVKVSTNLDRAPITAEVFRMGEYGGAGARKVWSGGPWQVRRQPACARDAVTSRVECNWQDAFTVPIPTDGSWLSGLYVVKVWRQDKRMRFTPFVVRDRRKADFLFTPNFTTYQAYNTYGGESLYSDDSRRMPSGRAWEVSFNRPYAAMDGTGKTFYLDQPLVRFMERHGYDVTYATQLDFVRFPDLLKDVTVFVHGGQDEYWPIQERDQVDAALAQGRLSLVYFGANGSYWRIRVLPESQGAALRTIACYKSEPEKDPIPYSTTRYRDPPDARTENNLFGSMYEGWMFFGYPLAVSDDSHWLFNGTGMKQGDVLPGLVGFEYDRAFPDEPGYPQGSRVSFKSPVVSGEGLPSYSTAVDRTLPSGRLVFTAGTIWWALGLTDKAPGERDARVERMTRNVLDRALMNRPPRDEAAPLEGPVPTQPAPVGQWAASVEAYAGRVGASGWQDGPADTAMFQSPTGLAVTHAGEVVVADTRNNRIRLIQQEGAGRTVSTIAGSGELGHRDGAGSQALLRSPTAVVAGPTGELYVADSGNHVIRRLDRGEEGWQVRTWAGQGFVAGFADGGPARARFSRPMALAVDAAGNVYVADQDNHRIRMVRAGTREVVTLAGTGTLGTADAVRGRDASFAAPSALALGGVGTLYVLDTVSQRLRRVSLQGSRAVVTLAGTGAGTPFGFQDGPGSDARFRAQLGMVMGPQGELLLADTANLRLRKIIPGENAAATRVFTFAGSGRVGTALGRADAADLSAPVGLAFDAGGLLYVSDAFNQVIRVVTP, from the coding sequence ATGGCACGTGGGTTCAGGCTTCAGTGGAGCCACCGGGCGCTTACCCTGGGCATGCTCGCCGTCCTGACGGGTTGCCGAGACAAGGGAGCACCGTCGGGCGCCGGGCGAGACGCGGGCAGCGTCGTCCAGAACCCCGACGGGCCCAACGCGCCCCCTCCCTCTCTGGGGGACGCCGGGCCGGAAGTCCCTGGCCCGGATGTCGCGCCCCCCGCTTCTCCGAACCCCATCACCCTGGAGAACCAGCGGCAGGGGGACCCGGACTGGGAATCCGGCGGGAAGTCAGCGAACGGCGAACTGGAGGTCTATGCCAGCCCCGAGTCCCTGGCTGCGGGAGAGGTGCTCAAGGTGAAGGTCTCCACCAACCTCGACCGCGCCCCCATCACCGCGGAGGTCTTCCGCATGGGCGAGTACGGCGGCGCGGGCGCGCGCAAGGTGTGGAGCGGCGGGCCCTGGCAGGTGCGCCGCCAGCCGGCGTGCGCTCGCGACGCCGTCACCTCGCGCGTCGAGTGCAACTGGCAGGACGCCTTCACCGTCCCCATCCCCACGGACGGCTCGTGGCTGTCGGGCCTGTATGTGGTGAAGGTGTGGCGCCAGGACAAGCGCATGCGCTTCACACCTTTCGTGGTGAGGGACCGGCGCAAGGCCGACTTCCTCTTCACGCCGAACTTCACGACATATCAGGCGTACAACACTTATGGGGGTGAGAGCCTTTATTCCGACGACTCGCGGCGGATGCCGAGCGGCCGCGCCTGGGAGGTGTCCTTCAACCGACCCTACGCGGCGATGGATGGCACGGGGAAGACATTCTACCTGGACCAGCCTCTCGTGCGCTTCATGGAGCGCCACGGTTACGACGTCACGTACGCCACCCAGCTCGACTTCGTGCGCTTTCCCGACCTGCTGAAGGACGTCACCGTCTTCGTGCACGGTGGGCAGGATGAGTACTGGCCCATCCAGGAGCGCGACCAGGTGGACGCCGCGCTGGCCCAGGGCCGCCTGAGCCTCGTCTACTTCGGCGCCAATGGCTCCTACTGGCGCATCCGCGTACTGCCAGAGTCGCAGGGCGCCGCGCTGCGTACCATCGCCTGCTACAAGAGCGAGCCCGAAAAGGACCCCATCCCCTACTCGACGACCCGTTACCGGGATCCTCCCGATGCGCGCACGGAGAACAATCTTTTCGGCTCCATGTACGAGGGCTGGATGTTCTTCGGCTACCCGCTGGCCGTGAGTGACGACTCGCACTGGCTCTTCAACGGGACGGGGATGAAGCAGGGCGATGTCCTGCCGGGCCTCGTGGGCTTCGAGTATGACCGCGCGTTTCCGGATGAGCCTGGGTATCCGCAAGGCAGCCGCGTCAGCTTCAAGAGCCCCGTGGTGAGCGGGGAGGGGCTCCCTTCCTATTCTACGGCTGTCGACCGGACGCTGCCGTCGGGCCGGCTGGTGTTCACCGCGGGCACCATCTGGTGGGCGCTGGGGCTGACGGACAAGGCGCCGGGCGAGAGGGACGCGCGCGTGGAGCGTATGACGCGCAACGTACTGGATCGCGCCTTGATGAACCGGCCTCCGCGGGACGAGGCCGCGCCGCTCGAGGGGCCCGTGCCCACGCAGCCCGCGCCGGTGGGGCAGTGGGCGGCCTCGGTGGAGGCCTATGCGGGGCGGGTGGGCGCGTCGGGTTGGCAGGACGGACCGGCGGACACCGCGATGTTCCAGTCACCCACCGGGTTGGCGGTGACGCACGCGGGGGAGGTGGTGGTGGCGGACACACGCAACAACCGCATCCGCCTCATCCAGCAGGAGGGCGCGGGTCGAACGGTGAGCACGATTGCGGGTAGCGGGGAGCTCGGCCACCGCGATGGCGCGGGCAGTCAGGCGCTGCTTCGCAGCCCAACGGCGGTCGTGGCGGGACCGACCGGAGAGCTCTACGTGGCGGACTCGGGCAACCACGTCATCCGCCGGCTCGACCGGGGCGAGGAGGGGTGGCAGGTGCGTACCTGGGCCGGACAGGGCTTTGTCGCGGGGTTCGCGGATGGAGGCCCGGCGCGGGCGCGTTTCAGCCGCCCCATGGCGCTCGCAGTGGACGCGGCGGGGAATGTCTACGTGGCGGACCAGGACAACCACCGGATCCGCATGGTGCGCGCGGGCACGCGCGAGGTCGTCACGCTCGCGGGCACGGGCACCCTGGGCACGGCGGACGCGGTGCGGGGGCGAGATGCCAGCTTCGCGGCGCCATCCGCGCTCGCGCTCGGCGGTGTGGGGACGCTCTACGTGCTGGACACGGTGAGTCAGCGCTTGCGCCGTGTGTCGCTGCAGGGATCGCGTGCCGTGGTGACGCTCGCGGGCACGGGCGCGGGCACGCCGTTCGGCTTCCAGGATGGTCCGGGCAGCGACGCCCGCTTCCGGGCCCAGCTCGGCATGGTGATGGGCCCGCAGGGCGAGCTGTTGCTCGCGGATACGGCGAACCTGCGGTTGCGCAAGATCATTCCAGGCGAGAACGCGGCGGCCACGCGGGTTTTCACCTTTGCGGGCTCGGGCCGTGTCGGCACGGCGCTGGGCCGTGCGGACGCGGCGGACCTCAGCGCCCCCGTAGGGCTTGCCTTCGACGCGGGGGGACTCCTCTACGTCAGCGACGCCTTCAACCAGGTCATCCGCGTCGTCACCCCGTGA
- a CDS encoding LysR family transcriptional regulator, which produces MTDGFGGLRAFVQAAETLSFVEAGRRLGLSASAIGKSIARLEEQFDVRLFHRTTRSVSLTEDGARFLSRCTRILAEVEAMSLDFSRTDAALRGHLRVALPTAITFFTAHLAEFSRLHPQIELDVEFDDRLVNLVEDRFDVAIRTGEPEDSQFPSRRLASFRHVIVGAPSYLSSRPPLTNPAALNEHRLLLYKKPRTGKIEAWPVERELSPKRIGPAGGAVANSIDALIIMAREGRGLACVPDYFIPQELRDGMLSVVLESAASRDNSFHIFWPSKAQRMPRVRTFIDFMSRRMPRER; this is translated from the coding sequence GTGACCGATGGCTTCGGCGGGCTGAGAGCCTTCGTCCAGGCCGCCGAGACGCTCAGTTTCGTTGAAGCGGGACGCAGACTCGGACTCTCTGCGTCAGCCATCGGCAAGAGCATCGCTCGCCTCGAAGAACAGTTCGACGTCCGCCTGTTCCACCGAACGACCCGCAGCGTTTCACTCACGGAGGACGGCGCGCGCTTCCTTTCACGGTGCACGCGGATTCTCGCCGAAGTCGAAGCGATGTCGCTCGACTTCTCACGCACGGACGCAGCCTTGCGCGGCCATCTGCGCGTTGCTCTCCCAACAGCAATCACGTTCTTTACTGCTCACCTGGCAGAGTTCTCGCGCCTTCATCCTCAGATTGAGTTGGACGTCGAGTTCGACGATCGACTTGTCAACCTTGTTGAGGACAGATTTGATGTAGCCATTCGTACCGGTGAGCCGGAAGACTCTCAGTTCCCGTCACGCCGTCTCGCGAGCTTTCGACATGTCATCGTGGGGGCACCTTCGTATCTCTCGAGTCGTCCGCCTCTTACCAATCCAGCGGCACTGAACGAACATCGACTCCTTCTCTACAAAAAGCCCCGCACCGGCAAAATCGAAGCGTGGCCAGTGGAGCGTGAACTTTCGCCGAAGCGAATTGGCCCTGCAGGAGGTGCAGTCGCCAACAGTATTGACGCACTGATCATCATGGCCCGTGAGGGGCGCGGCCTTGCTTGCGTCCCGGACTACTTCATTCCTCAAGAACTCCGGGACGGAATGCTCTCCGTCGTGCTTGAGTCCGCAGCAAGTCGAGACAACTCCTTTCACATCTTTTGGCCCTCGAAAGCCCAGCGCATGCCTCGGGTGCGAACCTTTATCGACTTCATGTCTCGCCGTATGCCTCGCGAACGATGA
- a CDS encoding antibiotic biosynthesis monooxygenase has translation MSTASTPSSLHPLAEGTVFVVNVIHAHAGKQEEALEIIRDIVQYVAARRKEFLWSTLATSIDGETVVNVEAISGPGDVESFFADIAFAEKFRRLEQVGRYEFHVYRARDLILPRT, from the coding sequence ATGTCCACCGCATCTACACCCAGCTCGCTGCACCCGCTCGCTGAGGGAACTGTCTTCGTCGTGAACGTCATCCATGCCCATGCAGGCAAGCAGGAGGAAGCGCTTGAAATCATTCGGGACATCGTCCAGTACGTCGCCGCGCGGCGAAAGGAGTTCCTTTGGAGCACTCTCGCCACCAGCATTGATGGCGAGACGGTGGTGAACGTGGAGGCCATCTCTGGCCCCGGGGATGTCGAATCCTTCTTCGCCGACATCGCCTTCGCGGAGAAGTTCCGGCGTCTTGAACAGGTGGGGCGGTACGAGTTCCACGTTTACCGAGCGCGCGACCTCATTCTTCCTCGCACCTAA
- a CDS encoding DUF1592 domain-containing protein — protein sequence MRSQRLSREPAARGRWWRPVVLGLVLSGAAGCEGIISNPEGPGGGPGPGTPPPGVIEKPAPSVRMARLTHVQWTHSVQELLRLDAPPTTQAGTFRADPALGGFLFDNNARALSVDEALWGAYQRAAAELAGQVTTDATKLSRLLPPSAATSEERARAFVESFGLRAHRRPLTTDEVEGYLELYRKGPQAYADMSAFEGGIRLVIEAFLQSPHFLYRVERSTVAVQDRVPLDDYEVASRLSYGLWSTMPDDALFAAADEGALHSREGVATQARRMLQDARSNKVVEAFHRTLFDVPRYAAIRPSLTRYPQVSERLGEYAARETTLFVQDIVFSRKGGYRDLLTSPTTFVNDELARVYGLSGAFTADFVPVTLDSRERKGVLTQVGFLASHATSVDPDPIHRGVFVSERIICRKIGAPPANIPPLPAPQGRTNREVVASHTEAPGTACASCHTNLINPLGFPFENYDAIGGYRTTDNGHPVDSSASPNIFGQTVQVRDALDLADALAAQEVVHTCYAQHWVEYLHGRPFAHEDMPLVERLGKLSQAGNLSIVDLVVEVVTSEGFVNRHPEELP from the coding sequence ATGCGGTCACAACGGTTGTCACGAGAGCCAGCGGCGCGGGGACGGTGGTGGCGCCCGGTGGTGCTCGGGCTGGTCTTGAGCGGGGCTGCTGGCTGCGAAGGAATCATCTCCAACCCGGAGGGCCCCGGTGGAGGGCCCGGCCCCGGCACGCCCCCGCCCGGCGTCATCGAGAAGCCAGCCCCATCCGTGCGGATGGCGCGCCTGACGCACGTGCAGTGGACCCACAGCGTGCAGGAGCTGCTCAGGCTGGACGCGCCGCCCACCACGCAGGCGGGCACCTTCCGCGCGGACCCCGCCCTGGGCGGCTTTCTCTTCGACAACAATGCGCGCGCCCTCTCCGTCGACGAGGCCCTCTGGGGCGCCTACCAGCGCGCCGCCGCCGAGCTCGCCGGCCAGGTGACGACGGACGCGACGAAGCTCTCGCGCCTGCTGCCTCCATCGGCCGCCACCAGCGAGGAGCGCGCCCGCGCCTTCGTGGAGTCCTTCGGCCTGCGCGCGCACCGGCGCCCGCTGACGACCGATGAGGTGGAGGGCTACCTCGAGCTGTACCGCAAGGGCCCCCAGGCCTACGCGGACATGTCGGCCTTCGAGGGTGGCATCCGGCTGGTGATCGAAGCCTTCCTCCAGTCGCCCCACTTCCTCTACCGCGTGGAGCGCAGCACGGTGGCCGTGCAGGACCGGGTCCCGCTCGACGACTACGAGGTGGCTTCGCGGCTGAGCTACGGCCTCTGGAGCACCATGCCGGACGACGCCCTGTTCGCCGCTGCGGACGAGGGCGCCCTGCACTCCCGCGAGGGCGTCGCCACCCAGGCGCGGCGCATGCTCCAGGACGCGCGCTCGAACAAGGTGGTGGAGGCCTTCCACCGCACCCTCTTCGACGTGCCCCGCTATGCCGCCATCCGGCCCTCCCTCACACGCTACCCTCAGGTGTCCGAGCGCCTCGGGGAGTACGCGGCCCGGGAGACGACCCTCTTCGTCCAGGACATCGTCTTCTCCCGCAAGGGCGGCTACCGCGACCTGCTCACCTCGCCGACCACCTTCGTCAACGACGAGCTGGCGCGCGTCTACGGGCTGAGTGGCGCGTTCACCGCCGACTTCGTCCCCGTGACGCTGGACTCGCGCGAGCGCAAGGGCGTGCTCACCCAGGTGGGCTTCCTGGCCTCACACGCGACGTCGGTGGACCCGGACCCCATCCACCGCGGCGTCTTCGTGTCCGAGCGCATCATCTGCCGGAAGATTGGCGCGCCGCCGGCCAACATCCCACCGCTTCCCGCCCCCCAGGGCCGCACCAATCGCGAGGTCGTCGCCTCGCACACCGAAGCGCCAGGGACCGCGTGCGCCAGTTGCCACACGAACCTCATCAACCCGCTCGGCTTCCCCTTCGAGAACTACGACGCCATCGGCGGCTACCGCACCACGGACAACGGGCATCCGGTGGACTCCAGCGCGTCTCCCAACATCTTCGGACAGACGGTGCAGGTGCGCGATGCGCTCGACCTGGCGGACGCACTCGCGGCCCAGGAGGTCGTGCATACGTGCTACGCGCAGCACTGGGTGGAGTACCTCCATGGGCGCCCGTTCGCCCACGAGGACATGCCGCTGGTGGAGCGGCTCGGGAAGCTGTCGCAGGCGGGCAACCTGTCCATCGTCGACCTCGTCGTGGAAGTCGTCACCAGTGAAGGCTTCGTGAATCGCCACCCGGAGGAGCTGCCATGA
- a CDS encoding MFS transporter has translation MKNQDAAAWALLALSMGGFGIGTTEFASMGILPLIASGLNTTIPKAGYVIAAYALGVVVGAPLVAIATARMSRRALLLLLMVAFTVGNAASALAPTIDTLILARFIAGLPHGAYFGVGSVVGAALLGPGRKGRAVALLMAGLTVANIIGVPVATFLGQQLGWRSTYLLVGAIGVATLIALWRWVPHVASLGGSSVRQELGALKRPQVWWTVVVGAVGFGGLFAVYSYIAPTMTRVAGLPESALPLVLALFGTGMTVGTLWGGKLTDRSVTLAMWSGFGGVTLVMLLFALLATSLWAAVPLVFLIGFTASLLGPAVQVRLMEASPDAPSLAASMSHSALNMANAAGAWLGSVVLSAGYGYLAPAWVAVALSIAGAALFWCATRFQPRAPSGESSKSLQAR, from the coding sequence GTGAAGAATCAGGACGCAGCCGCGTGGGCCCTCCTGGCCCTGTCCATGGGCGGCTTTGGCATCGGTACGACCGAGTTCGCCTCCATGGGCATCCTCCCGCTCATTGCCAGCGGGCTGAATACGACGATTCCCAAGGCCGGTTACGTCATCGCTGCCTACGCGCTGGGCGTCGTGGTGGGGGCGCCCCTGGTGGCGATCGCGACCGCGCGCATGTCCCGCCGGGCGCTTCTGCTGCTCTTGATGGTGGCATTCACCGTGGGCAACGCGGCGTCCGCGCTCGCGCCCACCATCGACACGCTCATCCTGGCTCGGTTCATCGCGGGGCTGCCGCACGGCGCGTACTTCGGCGTGGGCTCCGTGGTGGGCGCCGCGCTCTTGGGCCCGGGGAGGAAGGGGCGCGCGGTGGCGCTGCTCATGGCGGGGCTCACCGTGGCGAACATCATCGGCGTTCCGGTGGCCACCTTCCTGGGCCAGCAACTGGGCTGGCGCAGCACGTACTTGCTGGTGGGCGCCATCGGCGTGGCGACGCTCATCGCCCTCTGGCGCTGGGTGCCGCACGTGGCGTCGTTGGGCGGCTCCAGCGTGCGCCAGGAACTGGGCGCCCTGAAGCGGCCCCAGGTGTGGTGGACGGTGGTGGTGGGCGCGGTGGGGTTTGGTGGGCTCTTCGCGGTCTACAGCTACATCGCGCCCACGATGACGCGCGTGGCGGGCCTGCCCGAATCCGCGCTGCCGCTGGTCCTCGCGCTGTTCGGCACGGGCATGACGGTGGGCACGCTCTGGGGCGGAAAGCTCACGGACCGTTCGGTGACGCTCGCGATGTGGAGCGGGTTTGGCGGCGTGACGCTGGTGATGCTCCTGTTCGCGCTGCTGGCGACGTCGCTGTGGGCGGCGGTGCCGTTGGTGTTCCTCATCGGGTTCACGGCGTCACTCTTGGGGCCCGCCGTGCAGGTGCGGCTGATGGAGGCGTCGCCGGACGCGCCCTCGCTGGCCGCGTCGATGTCGCACTCCGCGTTGAACATGGCCAACGCCGCCGGAGCGTGGCTGGGAAGCGTGGTGCTCTCGGCGGGGTACGGCTACCTCGCGCCGGCGTGGGTCGCGGTGGCGCTCAGCATCGCCGGTGCAGCGCTCTTCTGGTGCGCCACCCGTTTCCAGCCCCGCGCGCCGTCGGGTGAATCGTCCAAGTCCCTCCAGGCTCGGTAG